One genomic window of Streptomyces sp. NBC_01498 includes the following:
- a CDS encoding thioredoxin family protein — translation MVNRVQRPHEEAEFDFILARADVPVLAYFHGVWPKAAAACKEMDAVVREVADAYQDRLIVVRADIARCPGPVRRYGVTDAPFLVLINRGEAMAARSGPMSRTALGEFLDAHL, via the coding sequence ATGGTGAACAGGGTCCAACGGCCCCATGAGGAAGCCGAGTTCGATTTCATTCTGGCAAGGGCGGACGTGCCGGTGCTCGCGTACTTCCACGGGGTGTGGCCCAAGGCCGCGGCAGCGTGCAAGGAAATGGACGCCGTCGTACGGGAGGTGGCTGACGCCTACCAGGACCGACTGATCGTCGTGCGGGCCGACATCGCAAGGTGCCCCGGCCCCGTACGCCGGTACGGCGTCACCGACGCGCCCTTCTTGGTGCTGATCAATCGGGGCGAGGCGATGGCGGCCAGGAGCGGTCCGATGTCCCGGACAGCGCTCGGGGAGTTCCTGGACGCCCACCTGTGA
- a CDS encoding DEAD/DEAH box helicase, which yields MKAKQSASDRAGRSGPGRSGQGRAPQGELSVPGTPASDLPPVGSFEELELPVELMGVLAELGIREPFPIQAATLPSALAGRDVLGRARTGSGKTLAFGLALLARTAGRRAEPKRPLALVLVPTRELAQQVSEALAPYGEALGLRSATVVGGLAINRQVAALRAGAEVVVATPGRLADLLARRDCHLDRVRIAVLDEADQMCDMGFLPQVSEILDRTPPGGQRMLFSATLDRNVDQLVRQYLSEPVFAGVDRAEGSVATMEHHVLNVHPADKYVTATEIAARDGRVLMFLDTKHGVDQFTRHLRSSGIRAGALHSGKSQPQRTHTLAQFKDGEITVLVATNVAARGIDIEHLDLVVNVDPPADPKDYLHRGGRTARAGESGRVVTLVTPGQRRDVNRMMSDAGIRPTVAQVRSGEEKLTSITGAKRPPVQDGAKTGNAAFRGMGTRTGRPPKESRKAAEARTMAEARKAARARRVR from the coding sequence ATGAAGGCGAAGCAATCGGCCTCCGATCGCGCCGGTCGCTCCGGACCCGGCAGGTCCGGCCAGGGGAGGGCCCCGCAGGGCGAGCTCTCGGTGCCGGGCACGCCGGCGTCCGACCTCCCGCCCGTCGGCTCCTTCGAGGAGCTGGAACTGCCGGTCGAACTGATGGGGGTGCTGGCGGAGCTCGGGATACGGGAGCCGTTCCCGATCCAGGCGGCCACCCTGCCGAGCGCGCTGGCCGGCCGGGACGTCCTCGGCCGCGCGCGGACCGGCTCGGGAAAGACCCTCGCCTTCGGGCTGGCGCTCCTCGCACGTACGGCGGGCCGGCGCGCCGAACCGAAACGCCCCCTCGCGCTGGTCCTGGTGCCGACAAGGGAACTCGCGCAGCAGGTGAGCGAGGCGCTGGCGCCCTACGGGGAGGCGCTCGGGCTGCGCTCGGCGACCGTGGTCGGCGGGCTGGCGATCAACCGGCAGGTGGCGGCGCTGCGGGCGGGTGCCGAGGTCGTGGTGGCGACGCCGGGACGGCTGGCGGATCTCCTCGCGCGGCGGGACTGCCACCTGGACCGGGTGCGGATCGCGGTGCTGGACGAGGCGGACCAGATGTGCGACATGGGTTTTCTGCCGCAGGTCTCGGAGATCCTCGACCGGACGCCCCCCGGCGGGCAGCGGATGCTGTTCTCCGCGACGCTCGACCGCAACGTCGATCAACTGGTCAGGCAGTATCTGAGTGAGCCGGTGTTCGCCGGGGTCGATCGGGCGGAGGGCTCGGTCGCGACGATGGAGCACCACGTACTGAACGTCCATCCCGCCGACAAGTACGTGACCGCCACGGAGATCGCGGCCCGGGACGGGCGGGTGCTGATGTTCCTGGACACCAAGCACGGTGTGGACCAGTTCACCCGCCACTTGCGGAGCAGCGGCATACGGGCGGGCGCTCTGCACAGCGGGAAGTCGCAGCCGCAGCGTACGCACACGCTGGCCCAGTTCAAGGACGGGGAGATCACGGTGCTGGTGGCCACCAACGTCGCTGCCCGTGGCATCGACATCGAGCACCTGGACCTCGTCGTCAACGTGGATCCGCCCGCCGACCCCAAGGACTACCTCCACCGCGGCGGGCGCACCGCGCGTGCCGGGGAGTCCGGCAGAGTGGTCACTCTGGTTACGCCCGGCCAGCGCCGGGACGTGAACCGGATGATGTCGGATGCCGGGATCCGGCCCACGGTCGCTCAGGTTCGCTCCGGCGAGGAGAAGCTGACCAGCATCACCGGCGCGAAGCGCCCGCCGGTGCAGGACGGGGCGAAGACCGGCAACGCGGCGTTCCGGGGTATGGGCACCCGCACGGGCCGCCCGCCGAAGGAATCCCGCAAGGCGGCGGAGGCGCGCACGATGGCGGAGGCCCGCAAGGCCGCCCGAGCACGCAGGGTCCGCTGA
- a CDS encoding DUF6243 family protein: MTVSKNINNPVGMGGGQRKRLSRAERQNNGPHRNLDRQSAADRKAELVRKMREKAGVAEEAGQTDDETTQS; encoded by the coding sequence ATGACCGTGAGCAAGAACATCAACAACCCCGTAGGCATGGGTGGCGGCCAGCGCAAGAGGCTGTCACGCGCCGAGCGGCAGAACAATGGTCCGCACCGCAACCTCGACCGCCAGAGTGCGGCCGACCGGAAAGCTGAGCTGGTGCGCAAGATGCGCGAGAAAGCAGGCGTAGCCGAGGAGGCCGGTCAGACGGACGACGAAACCACACAGAGCTGA
- a CDS encoding allophanate hydrolase — MTTAPGPAVLRVRAAHDLIARADRPEIWIDLRPRDEVENEARTLDARLAAGEHLPLAGRLLAVKGNIDVAGLPTTAGCPAYAYTPDHDAPAVARLRAAGAIVLGTTNLDQFATGLTGTRSPVHGAVRGAVDPARISGGSSSGSAVAVALGMADLALGTDTAGSGRVPAAFNGIVGLKPTPGLVSTEGVVPACASLDCVSVFARTLPEAEQALGHLVTGPAVAAPARAPGPWRIAVPDPAALGELDPGWAEAYRAAAARLEAAGALLRTVDPAPFLDAAALLYDGAFVAERYAAVGEFLDGLGMDVPDLDPTVAGIIRRARDIPAHRLFTDRARLAELRSRALATLGDADALLLPTTPGHPTLADVAADPLGANARLGRFTNSTNLFGMAAAAVPGGTVTGLPFGVMLIGHAHTDERLARIAALLTPTTRIAVAGAHLTGQPLNPQLLAHGAHFVRTTTTAPRYRLHALPTDPPKPGLERVPHGARIEVEIWELSPTGLGALVAALPQPMTIGKLELADGTLAPGFLCEPTALGAGAEDITKYGGWRAYLAATS; from the coding sequence GTGACCACCGCACCAGGCCCGGCCGTGCTCCGTGTCCGCGCCGCCCACGACCTCATCGCCCGTGCCGACCGGCCCGAGATCTGGATCGACCTCCGCCCGCGTGACGAGGTGGAGAACGAGGCGCGGACCCTGGACGCCCGCCTCGCCGCGGGCGAGCACCTGCCGCTGGCCGGGCGCCTCCTGGCCGTCAAGGGCAACATCGACGTGGCCGGCCTGCCGACCACCGCCGGCTGCCCGGCGTACGCCTACACGCCCGACCACGACGCGCCCGCCGTGGCCCGCCTCAGGGCGGCAGGCGCGATCGTGCTCGGCACCACCAATCTCGACCAGTTCGCGACCGGCCTGACGGGGACGCGTTCACCGGTCCACGGGGCCGTACGGGGCGCCGTCGACCCGGCACGGATCAGCGGCGGCTCCAGCTCCGGCTCCGCCGTGGCCGTCGCGCTCGGGATGGCCGACCTCGCCCTCGGGACGGACACCGCGGGCTCCGGGCGGGTGCCCGCCGCCTTCAACGGCATCGTGGGCCTCAAGCCCACGCCCGGCCTGGTGTCCACCGAGGGAGTCGTTCCCGCGTGCGCGAGCCTCGACTGCGTCAGCGTCTTCGCCCGCACCCTGCCGGAGGCGGAGCAGGCGCTCGGCCACCTGGTCACAGGTCCGGCCGTGGCCGCCCCCGCACGGGCGCCGGGCCCGTGGCGGATCGCGGTCCCGGACCCGGCAGCGCTCGGCGAGCTCGACCCCGGCTGGGCCGAGGCATACCGGGCCGCCGCCGCACGGCTGGAGGCGGCCGGGGCCCTCCTGCGTACCGTCGACCCGGCCCCGTTCCTCGACGCGGCGGCCCTGCTGTACGACGGGGCGTTCGTCGCCGAACGCTACGCGGCGGTGGGGGAGTTCCTCGACGGGCTGGGCATGGACGTGCCGGACCTCGACCCGACCGTAGCCGGGATCATCCGCCGAGCCCGTGACATCCCGGCGCACCGCCTCTTCACCGACCGCGCCCGGCTCGCCGAACTGCGCTCCCGCGCCCTCGCCACGCTCGGCGACGCGGACGCCCTGCTGCTGCCCACCACGCCGGGCCACCCCACCCTCGCCGACGTCGCCGCCGATCCCCTCGGCGCCAACGCCCGCCTGGGACGGTTCACCAACTCGACCAACCTCTTCGGCATGGCAGCGGCAGCCGTCCCCGGCGGTACGGTCACCGGACTCCCCTTCGGCGTCATGCTCATCGGCCACGCGCACACCGACGAACGCCTGGCCCGGATCGCCGCCCTGCTCACCCCGACCACCCGCATCGCGGTAGCCGGCGCCCACCTCACCGGCCAGCCCCTCAACCCCCAACTCCTCGCCCACGGAGCCCACTTCGTACGCACCACCACGACGGCCCCGCGCTACCGCCTCCACGCCCTGCCCACCGACCCGCCCAAGCCCGGCCTCGAACGCGTCCCCCACGGAGCCCGCATCGAGGTCGAGATCTGGGAACTCTCCCCCACCGGCCTGGGCGCCCTCGTCGCCGCACTGCCCCAGCCCATGACGATCGGCAAGCTGGAACTGGCCGACGGCACCCTGGCCCCGGGCTTCCTCTGCGAACCCACCGCCCTCGGCGCCGGCGCCGAGGACATCACCAAGTACGGCGGCTGGCGGGCCTACTTGGCGGCGACGAGCTGA